ACCCCCAGTCTATTACATGGTGATTTATGGATGGAAAACACGGCAGTTGACCTCGATGGAAATTGCGTCGTCTTTGATCCCGCAGCTTATTATGGGCACCACGAAGCAGACCTTGGTATCTGCCACTTGTTTGGCGGTTTTAGTGATGACTTTTATGAAGGTTATCATAGTTTAATTCCAAAACAAATGGGCTATGAAGAAAGAAGTATTTTATATCAATTATATCATGCCTTAAATCACTATAATTTGTTCGGTAAAAGTTATCGAAACGTCTGTTTAAATCTTTTTCACCAACTTTCGAAAACGATTTGATGAAAGTCAATAAACGGCTAAATTAGGGATAGTTTGAACCTTTTGATAAGAGAATAAACTAACTTTATCCAGATCAATCGTTTTTATCAATGATAAATGATAAGAAATGTTTGTATTCCAATCACTTATGCAAATTTCTGCAGGTGTCTTTTTACCTTTATAAAAATTGGGTCTTCTTAAATTAAAATATAAACGATAAGACTCTACTTGGCTTAAGAAATTCTCTCTATTTGCAAATTTCGCTAAATCATAAAATTCTGTTTCTATCAACTCATGGGAACTTTCTACATCTGCCTGAGCGTTACAATGACCAGGTCTTATGTACACGTGCTTAGCTTTGTGTATTTTTTCAATCATCTGTCTAAAAGGAGCTGTTTCTATTTTTCTAGCTAATCCACTAAATTCCGAACCATTATCTGTTTGTATAATAATTTGTTGATGTTCAAGTTTTATAAATGGAGTTATTTTAGATAATACATAATCTACCATTGTTCGTGCGTTTAATTCTGAGAGCTCATTAGAAAATCCTAGGTATAACATTCCAGATTTAGTGTCTCGAATAGTATATTGGTATTTTGGTAAGTTCAAAACATCCATTTGTTCCCAATAATTAGGAATATCCCTTAAATGCTTTACATCCATTTGTAAATGTGTCATAGAAGCTCGTTTTGCCTTAACTTCCCTCAAATCTCTTCTCTTTTGGTACACTCTTTTTCTTTTCTTAGTTAACCCGTGAGAACGTATTACTCTTTGAATTGCTCCTAAAGAACATCTAATGAACGGATAAAAATGTTTTATTCTTAAAGGACCAAAACAAGGTGATCGCTTACGAATACTTATAATTTGCTCTTCTTCTTCTTTAGAAATCTTATTAGGGATAAAATTAGGTCCTTTTCTACAGTCTTCAAGTCCCTTTTTTCCATGGGCTTTAAACTTTCTTAACCAAGCTCTCACGGTATTTGGCGCCACTTTAAATTTTCTTGAAGTCGGTTTTATGCCAATTTCTTGAGCTGCAAATACAGCATCGAGTTTAAATTCAAAAGAATATTCTTTTCCTTTTCCAATAAAATACGTAGAATATGAAGTGCGCTCCATTGTTATCTCCTGTAGTTTTTTAGAATGAACATCAGAGATAACAATCTGGGGCGTTTTTTCATATCTATTTTTTTAATCAAAAATAAATTTCTTATTAGCCTCAAAATAAATCTTAAGAAGATTTGATAGCTGACCACATATTCTTCAGGGTTCGAATTATATTTGGACAACACATAGGACTGAAACATGGTATAACCTCCAAATTGGGAGGTTCAAACTTTCCCTGTTCAGTGTAAATTCAAGAAATTAACCGAACATTTGCTAAAAAATCTCAAAACCTAGATGTCCATTTTTATGTAACTGGGGAGTTATGTAAATGGGCATTAAAAGAATCAATTTTGAAGAACGAGAGTTAATTTCAAATCTTGTCTCTCAAGGCAAGGGTGTTAGGGAAATCGCAAGACATTTAAGTAGAAGTCCTTCAACTATTTCTACTGAATTGCGCCGCTTCCACTTAAAAAGGGCTGATTATAAAGCAGTTGCGGCTCAAGAACACGCTTGTCTCATGAAAAGAAAAGCCGGCAGAAAGAAAAAAATAGATCAAAGATTTATACCCATTCTTCAAATTCTAATTAACGATAAATATTTTTCTCCACACCAAGCCAGTGAATTTTTAAAACATCAATATCCAAATTTAAAAGAATTTCATGTTTCGCATGAAACTATTTATCAATTTATATATGCCTCAGGAATAAATTTCAGATTGAGAAGAAAAAGAAAATGTCGACGAAAGCGAGGGAGGTATAAGCAAAGACCATTTATAATTCCAAATAGAGTTTCCATTCGTGAAAGACCAAAAGAAGTTAACTCAAGAGTTACTCCGGGCCACTGGGAGGGTGATTTGATTATTGGAAAAAAT
This DNA window, taken from Candidatus Rubidus massiliensis, encodes the following:
- a CDS encoding Transposase, translated to MERTSYSTYFIGKGKEYSFEFKLDAVFAAQEIGIKPTSRKFKVAPNTVRAWLRKFKAHGKKGLEDCRKGPNFIPNKISKEEEEQIISIRKRSPCFGPLRIKHFYPFIRCSLGAIQRVIRSHGLTKKRKRVYQKRRDLREVKAKRASMTHLQMDVKHLRDIPNYWEQMDVLNLPKYQYTIRDTKSGMLYLGFSNELSELNARTMVDYVLSKITPFIKLEHQQIIIQTDNGSEFSGLARKIETAPFRQMIEKIHKAKHVYIRPGHCNAQADVESSHELIETEFYDLAKFANRENFLSQVESYRLYFNLRRPNFYKGKKTPAEICISDWNTNISYHLSLIKTIDLDKVSLFSYQKVQTIPNLAVY
- a CDS encoding Transposase, IS30 family is translated as MGIKRINFEERELISNLVSQGKGVREIARHLSRSPSTISTELRRFHLKRADYKAVAAQEHACLMKRKAGRKKKIDQRFIPILQILINDKYFSPHQASEFLKHQYPNLKEFHVSHETIYQFIYASGINFRLRRKRKCRRKRGRYKQRPFIIPNRVSIRERPKEVNSRVTPGHWEGDLIIGKNHQSAIGTLVERASRLVKIVWIGEKRDSESVLNAFAKSLEELPSHMKQSLTYDNGIEAYKHEEFTKKTGMSVYFADPGCPWQRGTNENTNGLIREFFPKSTELGIYDKLDLKRVEDLLNERPRKILNFASPKDVFNKMASL